The Echinicola rosea genome has a segment encoding these proteins:
- the fmt gene encoding methionyl-tRNA formyltransferase, whose protein sequence is MNKDLRIIYMGTPDFAVPSLEILVENGWNVVAVITAPDKPKGRGQKLIPSPVKEAATQHNIPVLQPTNLKSPVFLEELAGYNADIQVVVAFRMLPEAVWNMPPRGTFNLHASLLPNYRGAAPINWAIINGEDETGVTTFFLKQEIDTGSIIFQEKEPILPEDNIGTLYEKLMDRGAKLVLKTIEEIDSGEVETFVQDETKALHHAPKIFKETGEIDWDKSARSIHNLIRGLSPYPAAWTTIQDKTCKIFSSSVVDGLKEKSPGEYLSDNKSYLHIQTGDGGISIKELQLQGKKRMKIEDFLRGNKL, encoded by the coding sequence ATGAATAAAGATCTCCGCATCATTTATATGGGCACGCCCGATTTTGCAGTGCCTTCCCTGGAAATACTGGTAGAAAACGGCTGGAATGTAGTGGCCGTCATCACGGCTCCTGATAAGCCCAAGGGAAGGGGACAAAAACTCATCCCCTCACCTGTAAAAGAAGCTGCCACCCAACATAACATACCTGTGCTGCAGCCTACCAATCTTAAATCACCAGTGTTTCTGGAGGAACTTGCAGGCTACAATGCCGACATTCAGGTAGTCGTTGCTTTTCGGATGCTTCCAGAAGCAGTCTGGAACATGCCCCCCAGAGGCACTTTTAACCTTCACGCCTCTCTCCTCCCCAATTACAGAGGAGCCGCTCCTATCAACTGGGCCATCATTAATGGAGAAGATGAAACAGGAGTGACCACATTTTTCCTCAAACAGGAAATTGATACGGGAAGTATTATCTTCCAAGAAAAGGAACCCATCTTGCCCGAGGACAATATTGGTACGCTCTACGAAAAACTTATGGATAGAGGAGCTAAATTGGTATTGAAAACCATCGAAGAGATTGACAGTGGAGAAGTGGAGACATTTGTACAAGATGAAACAAAAGCCCTTCACCATGCTCCCAAAATATTCAAAGAAACTGGTGAGATAGACTGGGACAAAAGCGCCCGATCCATCCATAATCTGATCAGAGGCCTTTCCCCTTATCCCGCTGCATGGACGACCATCCAGGATAAAACCTGCAAAATTTTCTCCTCATCGGTAGTCGATGGACTAAAGGAGAAGTCCCCGGGGGAGTATTTATCAGACAACAAAAGTTACCTCCACATCCAAACAGGAGATGGAGGAATATCGATCAAGGAATTACAACTACAAGGTAAAAAAAGAATGAAAATCGAAGACTTCTTGCGCGGCAATAAGCTTTAA